Proteins encoded within one genomic window of Couchioplanes caeruleus:
- the pspM gene encoding phage shock envelope stress response protein PspM: MDERTRYFRRLKRLRGATRRWSVIGGGLTAATAVLTPYAGIGVADAAWAASAGASVALAWWRWSDHRQLAATPAPPAPPPALPGQRLVAAVERFPAGRQVLQEVRRHRNRYAVRGSAVAQAWDRLDRASTALTGLTGRLTGPGEGAALEAAVAEQWLRDLGQRVASVERAFPLTSEDGRAALEQSHESLANQFTEGVTAYERLVAAAASYVAEDGHPVTGQHPALTSLIDATDRLRGLAEGLSELKRPSAPAA, encoded by the coding sequence GTGGACGAGAGGACCAGATACTTCCGGCGGCTCAAGCGCCTGCGCGGTGCGACGCGGCGGTGGAGCGTCATCGGAGGTGGTCTGACCGCCGCCACCGCGGTGCTCACCCCGTACGCGGGGATCGGGGTCGCGGATGCCGCCTGGGCCGCGTCCGCCGGGGCCTCCGTGGCCCTCGCCTGGTGGCGCTGGAGTGACCACCGGCAGCTCGCGGCGACCCCGGCGCCGCCGGCCCCTCCGCCTGCCCTGCCGGGCCAGCGTCTGGTCGCCGCGGTGGAACGCTTCCCGGCGGGCCGTCAGGTGCTCCAGGAAGTACGCCGTCACCGCAACCGTTACGCCGTCCGAGGTTCCGCCGTGGCACAGGCCTGGGACCGCCTGGATCGCGCGTCCACCGCGCTCACCGGCCTCACCGGCCGCCTGACCGGCCCGGGCGAGGGCGCGGCGCTGGAGGCGGCCGTGGCCGAGCAGTGGCTCCGCGACCTCGGTCAGCGCGTGGCCAGCGTCGAACGAGCGTTCCCGCTGACCTCGGAAGACGGCCGCGCGGCCCTGGAACAGTCCCACGAAAGCCTGGCGAACCAGTTCACTGAGGGCGTGACCGCCTACGAACGGCTGGTCGCGGCGGCGGCGAGCTACGTCGCCGAGGACGGTCACCCGGTCACTGGGCAGCACCCGGCCCTGACCAGCCTGATCGACGCGACCGACCGGCTACGCGGCCTCGCCGAGGGCCTCTCGGAGCTGAAGCGCCCCTCCGCCCCCGCCGCCTGA
- a CDS encoding DNA-formamidopyrimidine glycosylase family protein, giving the protein MPEGDTVWNTARVLERALTGDVLTGSDFRVPRLAATDLTGWTVTESASRGKHLLLRLTRDDRAMTLHSHLRMDGAWRAYAPGERWTGRPAHLIRVVLRTKRSAAVGYHLHEVTLVPTAQEDTLVGHLGPDLLGADWDPAEAVRRIAAKPQASIAEALLDQRNLAGVGNLYKAETLFLRGLWPWTPVADVPDLTATVTLAQKLVASNRGRWTQTTTGSLHKGQTSYVYGRRAQPCRRCGTAIQKAEQDDRVTYWCPRCQPKP; this is encoded by the coding sequence ATGCCCGAGGGTGACACCGTCTGGAACACCGCCCGCGTCCTGGAACGCGCGCTGACCGGCGACGTCCTCACCGGATCGGACTTCCGGGTGCCTCGGCTGGCGGCCACCGACCTGACCGGCTGGACGGTCACGGAATCGGCCAGCCGCGGCAAGCATCTGCTGCTCCGGCTCACCCGCGACGACCGCGCCATGACGCTGCACTCACACCTGCGCATGGACGGCGCGTGGCGCGCGTACGCCCCGGGCGAGCGCTGGACCGGCCGACCGGCTCATCTCATCCGCGTGGTGTTGCGGACGAAGCGCTCCGCCGCGGTCGGTTACCACCTCCACGAGGTCACGCTCGTACCGACCGCGCAGGAAGACACCCTCGTGGGTCACCTCGGCCCTGACCTGCTGGGCGCGGACTGGGACCCGGCCGAGGCGGTGCGCCGCATCGCCGCGAAGCCGCAGGCCAGCATCGCGGAGGCGCTCCTCGACCAGCGCAACCTCGCCGGAGTGGGCAACCTCTACAAGGCGGAGACCCTGTTCCTGCGCGGCCTGTGGCCGTGGACCCCCGTCGCCGACGTCCCGGACCTGACCGCGACGGTCACCCTCGCCCAGAAGCTCGTGGCGTCGAACCGCGGCCGCTGGACGCAGACGACGACGGGCTCACTACACAAAGGCCAGACCAGCTATGTGTACGGCCGCAGGGCGCAGCCGTGCCGCCGCTGCGGCACGGCTATCCAGAAGGCGGAACAGGACGACCGGGTGACCTACTGGTGCCCCCGCTGCCAGCCGAAGCCCTGA
- a CDS encoding SAM hydrolase/SAM-dependent halogenase family protein translates to MGTYGWISLTTDYGTFDGFAAACHGVIARFAPAVRVIDVTHHVPPADVARGAAVLAQTASHLPPSVHVAVVDPGVGTERRGIAVGTPNGLLVGPDNGLLVWAAEALGGLDTVVELTNADWFLGDVSRTFHGRDIFSPVAARLALGAPLADAGTPVDPKSVVRLPDPIVALGDGWIEAEVVTVDRFGNVQLAAGGAMLTGLGPDLVVGGVKARRAQTFGDAGKGELIVYEDSAGRVAIAVNGGRAVVVLSVRPGDVLRVAER, encoded by the coding sequence ATGGGCACCTATGGATGGATCAGCCTCACCACCGATTACGGCACCTTCGACGGTTTCGCCGCCGCCTGCCACGGGGTGATCGCGCGGTTCGCTCCCGCCGTACGTGTCATCGACGTCACCCACCACGTGCCGCCGGCCGACGTGGCCCGCGGAGCGGCGGTGCTGGCGCAGACGGCGTCGCACCTGCCGCCATCCGTCCACGTCGCCGTGGTCGACCCGGGAGTAGGCACCGAGCGTCGCGGCATCGCCGTCGGCACCCCGAACGGCCTGCTCGTCGGCCCGGACAACGGCCTGCTGGTCTGGGCGGCGGAGGCCCTGGGCGGCCTCGACACCGTGGTGGAACTGACCAATGCGGACTGGTTCCTCGGCGACGTCTCGCGCACCTTCCACGGCCGCGACATCTTCTCCCCGGTGGCCGCGCGTCTCGCGCTCGGCGCACCGCTGGCCGACGCCGGAACGCCGGTCGACCCCAAGTCGGTGGTGCGCCTGCCCGACCCCATCGTCGCCCTCGGCGACGGCTGGATCGAGGCCGAGGTCGTCACGGTCGACCGCTTCGGCAACGTGCAGCTCGCGGCCGGCGGCGCGATGCTCACCGGTCTCGGTCCCGACCTCGTCGTCGGCGGGGTCAAGGCCAGGCGCGCCCAGACGTTCGGGGACGCGGGCAAGGGCGAGCTCATCGTGTACGAGGACTCCGCCGGCCGGGTAGCGATCGCGGTCAACGGCGGCCGCGCGGTCGTGGTCCTGTCGGTCCGTCCCGGCGACGTGCTGCGGGTAGCGGAACGCTGA
- a CDS encoding LLM class F420-dependent oxidoreductase translates to MRLVIFTEPQQGASYDDLRRVAQFAEESGYDGFFRSDHYLAMGGDGLPGPTDAWVTLAGLAVQTSRIRLGTLVTSATFRLPGPLAISVAQVDAMSGGRVELGLGGGWFEAEHTGYGIPFPPLGQRFDRLEEQLEIVSGLWTTPQGQKFSFDGKHYQVLDSPALPKPVQSPRPPIIVGGTGKKRTPALAARYADEFNTPFAMIEDLPAMYDRVRAASQEIGRATPPAFSSTAVLCVGRDDAEVARRAAAIGREVEEMRGHGGIVGTPDQAVDILGRYAEAGASRMYLQLLDLSDLHHLDLVATAVAPQLP, encoded by the coding sequence ATGCGTCTCGTCATCTTCACCGAACCGCAGCAGGGTGCCTCCTACGACGACCTGCGCCGCGTCGCCCAGTTCGCCGAGGAGTCCGGATACGACGGCTTCTTCCGCTCCGATCACTACCTCGCGATGGGTGGCGACGGCCTGCCCGGCCCGACCGACGCGTGGGTGACGCTCGCCGGGCTCGCCGTGCAGACGTCCCGCATCCGGCTCGGCACGCTGGTCACCTCGGCGACGTTCCGGCTGCCCGGCCCGCTGGCGATCAGCGTCGCCCAGGTCGACGCGATGAGCGGCGGGCGGGTCGAGCTCGGGCTCGGCGGCGGCTGGTTCGAGGCCGAGCACACCGGGTACGGCATCCCGTTCCCGCCGCTCGGCCAGCGCTTCGACCGCCTCGAGGAGCAGCTCGAGATCGTGTCCGGCCTCTGGACCACCCCGCAGGGACAGAAGTTCAGCTTCGACGGCAAGCACTACCAGGTGCTGGACTCGCCGGCGCTGCCGAAGCCGGTGCAGTCCCCGCGCCCGCCGATCATCGTGGGCGGTACGGGCAAGAAGCGCACCCCGGCCCTCGCCGCCAGGTACGCGGACGAGTTCAACACCCCGTTCGCCATGATCGAGGACCTGCCCGCCATGTACGACCGGGTCCGGGCCGCGTCGCAGGAGATCGGCCGCGCCACCCCACCGGCGTTCTCGTCGACGGCGGTGCTCTGCGTCGGCCGCGACGACGCGGAGGTCGCCCGTCGGGCGGCGGCGATCGGGCGCGAGGTCGAGGAGATGCGCGGCCACGGCGGCATCGTCGGCACGCCCGATCAGGCGGTGGACATCCTCGGCCGGTACGCCGAGGCGGGCGCCTCCCGGATGTACCTGCAGCTCCTGGACCTCAGCGACCTGCATCACCTCGACCTGGTGGCGACGGCCGTCGCGCCGCAACTGCCCTGA
- a CDS encoding GNAT family N-acetyltransferase, producing MEIVTARLALRRPVAADVDAIFDVHHDAEACHHNPSDLLATRTDAEDVFARWDGHWRRHGFGYWVVSAREDGTTLGFCGLKFVRFRDREVLNLFYRLAPAAWGTGVGTEAATAVVRWAGEHLPDWPILARVRPGNVASQKVAQRAGLTRSASLDEPGEDGPDWMYTIRWPAVAPETDHPIAGHRATG from the coding sequence GTGGAGATTGTCACCGCACGGCTGGCTCTGCGCCGGCCGGTCGCCGCCGACGTCGACGCGATCTTCGACGTCCACCACGATGCCGAGGCGTGTCACCACAATCCGTCGGACCTACTCGCCACGCGTACGGACGCCGAGGACGTGTTCGCCCGCTGGGACGGGCACTGGCGCCGGCACGGCTTCGGCTACTGGGTGGTGTCGGCCCGCGAGGACGGTACGACGCTGGGTTTCTGCGGCCTCAAGTTCGTGCGGTTCCGCGACCGGGAGGTGCTCAACCTCTTCTACCGCCTCGCGCCGGCGGCCTGGGGCACCGGCGTGGGCACCGAGGCCGCGACCGCCGTCGTGCGGTGGGCGGGCGAGCATCTTCCGGACTGGCCGATCCTCGCCCGCGTACGCCCCGGCAACGTCGCCTCCCAGAAGGTGGCGCAGCGGGCGGGCCTGACCCGCTCGGCGTCGCTCGACGAGCCGGGCGAGGACGGCCCCGACTGGATGTACACCATCCGCTGGCCGGCCGTCGCACCGGAGACCGATCATCCGATCGCAGGGCACCGGGCAACCGGATGA